From a single Micromonospora sp. WMMD1102 genomic region:
- the nuoI gene encoding NADH-quinone oxidoreductase subunit NuoI → MGAITGSFKGFGVTFSHMFKKVVTTDYPFKPPVSAPRYHGRHILNRHPDGLEKCIGCELCAWACPADAIYVEGGDNTEDQRFSPGERYASTYQINYARCIFCGLCIEACPTRSLTMSNEYELARDNRKDLIFTKEQLLAPLLPGMEQPPHPMRLGDTEKDYYVGALTNPGTSAGAERAPWSETGTVDGSGATGETAS, encoded by the coding sequence GTGGGCGCGATCACCGGGTCTTTCAAGGGTTTCGGGGTCACCTTCTCGCACATGTTCAAGAAGGTCGTCACCACCGACTACCCGTTCAAGCCGCCGGTCTCCGCCCCGCGCTACCACGGGCGGCACATCCTCAACCGGCACCCGGACGGGCTGGAGAAGTGCATCGGCTGCGAGCTGTGCGCCTGGGCCTGCCCGGCCGACGCGATCTACGTCGAGGGTGGCGACAACACCGAGGACCAGCGCTTCTCGCCGGGCGAGCGGTACGCCAGCACGTACCAGATCAACTACGCCCGGTGCATCTTCTGCGGGCTCTGCATCGAGGCCTGCCCGACCCGTTCGCTGACCATGAGCAACGAGTACGAGCTGGCCCGGGACAACCGCAAGGACCTGATCTTCACCAAGGAACAGCTGCTGGCGCCGCTGCTGCCGGGGATGGAGCAGCCGCCGCACCCGATGCGGCTCGGTGACACCGAGAAGGACTACTACGTCGGCGCACTGACCAACCCCGGCACCTCGGCCGGCGCCGAGCGGGCGCCCTGGTCCGAGACCGGCACGGTCGACGGTTCCGGCGCGACGGGAGAGACGGCGTCATGA
- the nuoL gene encoding NADH-quinone oxidoreductase subunit L — protein MEHSVEYAHATGLLGSVWLLVAIPLVSAAILLLLGRRADRWGHWLGVASVGAIFGLGLSYFFALRGLANRSVELSLWDFIAVGDLRVDFGLLFDPLAAVFVLLITGVGFLIHVYAVGYMAHDAGRRKFFGFFNLFVAAMLLLVLGNNYVMLYVGWEGVGLASYLLISFWQDRPSAATAGKKAFLMNRVGDAGLAIAIFIMFATLGSTQYADVFNGAGQLAGGTVLVLGLLLLLGAAGKSGQFPLQAWLPDAMEGPTPVSALIHAATMVTAGVYLIARSNPIFSLDPTLQTVVVSVGALTLLMGCVIGAAKDDIKRVLAWSTVSQIGYMFLGVGLGGGAYALAIIHLLAHGFFKANMFLGAGSVMHGMSDQVDIRRFGGLAKYMKITWITFGLGWLAIIGMWPFSGFFTKEPIIVEAFARDDWTAWLYGGAALLGAGLTAFYMTRLFVLTFHGPKRWTEDIDHPHESPLVMTVPLILLGIGSVVAGGLMATPVASWLTPVLGHGEHHEPVLSHTVITVLSLGLTVLGAGLAWLLFRNGTALQEQPAGPVVRAARRNLYTDAFNEAVFEKPGVFLTRALVFLDNRGIDGLVNALAAGVGGGSGRLRRLQTGFVRSYATSILTGAVLVVAAFLAVQLGWLA, from the coding sequence GTGGAACATTCTGTGGAGTACGCCCACGCCACGGGGTTGCTGGGCAGCGTGTGGCTGCTGGTGGCCATCCCGCTGGTCAGCGCGGCCATCCTCCTGCTGCTCGGCCGGCGTGCCGACCGGTGGGGGCACTGGCTCGGCGTGGCCAGCGTCGGCGCCATCTTCGGGCTCGGCCTGTCCTACTTCTTCGCGCTGCGGGGCCTGGCGAACCGCTCGGTCGAGCTGAGTCTCTGGGACTTCATCGCGGTCGGGGACCTGCGGGTCGACTTCGGACTGCTCTTCGACCCGCTGGCCGCGGTCTTCGTACTGCTGATCACCGGCGTGGGCTTCCTGATCCACGTGTACGCGGTCGGCTACATGGCGCACGACGCCGGCCGGCGGAAGTTCTTCGGGTTCTTCAACCTGTTCGTCGCGGCGATGCTGCTGCTGGTGCTCGGCAACAACTACGTGATGCTCTACGTCGGCTGGGAGGGCGTCGGTCTGGCGTCGTACCTGCTGATCTCGTTCTGGCAGGACCGGCCGAGCGCGGCCACCGCCGGCAAGAAGGCGTTCCTGATGAACCGGGTCGGTGACGCCGGCCTGGCGATCGCGATCTTCATCATGTTCGCCACCCTGGGCAGCACGCAGTACGCCGACGTCTTCAACGGCGCCGGCCAGCTCGCCGGCGGTACGGTGCTGGTGCTCGGCCTGCTGCTGCTGCTCGGCGCCGCCGGCAAGTCCGGCCAGTTCCCGCTCCAGGCGTGGCTGCCGGACGCGATGGAGGGCCCGACCCCGGTCTCCGCGCTGATCCACGCCGCCACGATGGTGACCGCCGGCGTCTACCTGATCGCCCGGTCCAACCCGATCTTCTCGCTCGACCCGACGCTCCAGACGGTCGTGGTCAGCGTCGGCGCGCTCACCCTGCTGATGGGCTGCGTCATCGGCGCCGCCAAGGACGACATCAAGCGGGTGCTCGCCTGGTCGACGGTGAGCCAGATCGGCTACATGTTCCTCGGCGTCGGTCTCGGCGGCGGGGCGTACGCGCTGGCCATCATCCACCTGCTGGCGCACGGCTTCTTCAAGGCCAACATGTTCCTCGGGGCCGGCTCGGTGATGCACGGCATGTCCGACCAGGTGGACATCCGCCGGTTCGGCGGGCTGGCGAAGTACATGAAGATCACCTGGATCACCTTCGGGCTCGGCTGGCTGGCGATCATCGGCATGTGGCCGTTCTCCGGCTTCTTCACCAAGGAGCCGATCATCGTCGAGGCGTTCGCCCGGGACGACTGGACCGCCTGGCTCTACGGCGGTGCGGCCCTGCTCGGCGCCGGACTGACCGCCTTCTACATGACCCGGCTCTTCGTGCTCACCTTCCACGGGCCGAAGCGGTGGACCGAGGACATCGACCACCCGCACGAGTCTCCGCTGGTCATGACCGTTCCGCTGATCCTGCTCGGCATCGGCTCGGTGGTCGCCGGTGGGCTGATGGCGACCCCGGTCGCCAGCTGGCTGACCCCGGTGCTCGGACACGGCGAACACCACGAGCCGGTGCTCTCGCACACCGTGATCACCGTGCTCTCGCTCGGCCTGACCGTGCTCGGCGCCGGCCTGGCCTGGCTGCTGTTCCGCAACGGCACCGCCCTGCAGGAGCAGCCGGCCGGGCCGGTGGTCCGGGCGGCCCGGCGCAACCTCTACACCGACGCCTTCAACGAGGCGGTCTTCGAGAAGCCGGGCGTCTTCCTCACCCGGGCACTTGTCTTCCTGGACAACCGGGGCATCGACGGGCTGGTCAACGCGCTCGCCGCCGGGGTCGGCGGCGGATCCGGCCGGCTGCGCCGGCTACAGACCGGCTTCGTCCGGTCGTACGCGACGTCCATCCTCACCGGCGCCGTGCTGGTCGTGGCGGCGTTCCTGGCGGTCCAACTGGGGTGGTTGGCGTGA
- a CDS encoding NADH-quinone oxidoreductase subunit J, whose product MTGQAVLAAAGGVTGGEQVVFWILAPLALIGAIGMVWARNAVHSALWLVLTMLCLGVFYVIQSGPFIGLVQIIVYTGAIMMLFLFVLMLVGRDASDSLIETLRGQRVAAILLGLGFGALLATGMWRALGQADAVGLEQANANGNVQGIAALLFTKYVFAFEITSALLITAAVGAMVLAHVERRRQDRMDQIATMKARFRPGNYPGPKPGPGVYATSSSVATPARLPDGGLTERSVPRILPQRELSAEETALKGTEK is encoded by the coding sequence ATGACCGGACAAGCGGTGCTCGCCGCCGCCGGTGGGGTGACCGGCGGGGAACAGGTGGTCTTCTGGATCCTGGCCCCGCTCGCCCTGATCGGTGCGATCGGCATGGTCTGGGCCCGCAACGCGGTGCACTCCGCCCTGTGGCTGGTGCTCACCATGCTCTGCCTGGGCGTCTTCTACGTGATCCAGTCCGGGCCGTTCATCGGCCTGGTGCAGATCATCGTCTACACCGGCGCGATCATGATGCTCTTCCTGTTCGTGCTGATGCTCGTCGGCCGGGACGCGTCGGACTCGCTGATCGAGACGCTGCGCGGGCAGCGGGTCGCGGCGATCCTGCTCGGCCTCGGCTTCGGCGCCCTGCTCGCCACCGGGATGTGGCGGGCGCTCGGCCAGGCCGACGCGGTCGGGCTGGAGCAGGCCAACGCGAACGGCAACGTGCAGGGCATCGCCGCGCTGCTCTTCACGAAGTACGTCTTCGCCTTCGAGATCACCTCGGCGCTGCTGATCACGGCGGCGGTCGGTGCGATGGTGCTGGCGCACGTCGAGCGGCGCCGGCAGGACCGGATGGACCAGATCGCCACCATGAAGGCCCGGTTCCGTCCCGGCAACTACCCGGGACCGAAGCCCGGCCCCGGCGTGTACGCCACCTCGTCCTCGGTCGCCACCCCGGCCCGGCTGCCCGACGGCGGCCTGACCGAGCGGAGCGTGCCGCGGATCCTGCCGCAGCGCGAACTCTCCGCCGAGGAGACGGCGCTGAAGGGGACGGAGAAATAA
- the nuoK gene encoding NADH-quinone oxidoreductase subunit NuoK, translating to MSDFLSVSPNHYLILACLLFTIGAVGVLIRRNAIVLFMCIELMLNAANLALVTFSRINGDLNGQIMAFFVMVVAAAEVVVGLAIIMTIFRTRRSASVDDANLLKY from the coding sequence ATGTCGGACTTCCTGTCGGTCTCGCCGAACCACTACCTGATCCTCGCCTGCCTGCTCTTCACCATCGGCGCGGTCGGGGTGCTGATCCGGCGCAACGCGATCGTCCTCTTCATGTGCATCGAGCTGATGCTCAACGCGGCGAACCTCGCGCTCGTCACGTTCAGCCGGATCAACGGCGACCTGAACGGTCAGATCATGGCGTTCTTCGTCATGGTTGTGGCCGCCGCCGAGGTCGTGGTCGGGCTGGCGATCATCATGACGATCTTCCGTACGCGGCGCTCGGCGAGCGTCGACGACGCCAACCTGTTGAAGTACTAA
- the nuoH gene encoding NADH-quinone oxidoreductase subunit NuoH has product MVYLAQDPTLQDFGKDPWWLVLIKIVGAFVFAVLATLLGVWFERRVVARMAQRPGLNQIGPFGLLQTLADGLKMAFKEDILPKSADKVVYFFAPTISVISAVTALSVVPFGPMVSIFGERTPLQVTDVSVAVLVLLACSSMGVYGIVLGGWASGSTYPLLGGLRSTAQMISYEVALGLSIVAVFMTAGTMSTSGIVAQQADGTRLNLFGAVDLPAPGWYAILLLPSFVIFFISTVGETNRAPFDLPEAESELVAGFMTEYSSLKFALFMLSEYVAMVTMSAVTTTLFLGGWRAPWPITLWEGANSGWWPLLWFMGKVIGLVFIFIWLRGTLPRLRYDQFMRLGWKVLLPINLVWILVLAGIRTLQKEDLPASYRYTFIAGAVLVVLLVTLLWPSKKQPPQRTLQEKVNRRPSGSFPLPPMDLAVPPSPRMRRTVAEREPANVGAGQHSGGAQPAGAGQPADAGTGHDEKEV; this is encoded by the coding sequence CTGGTCTACCTCGCCCAGGATCCGACGCTGCAGGACTTCGGCAAGGATCCGTGGTGGCTCGTCCTGATCAAGATCGTCGGGGCGTTCGTCTTCGCGGTCCTGGCGACGCTGCTCGGGGTCTGGTTCGAGCGCCGGGTGGTGGCCCGGATGGCGCAGCGTCCCGGCCTGAACCAGATCGGCCCGTTCGGTCTGCTACAGACCCTCGCCGACGGTCTCAAGATGGCCTTCAAAGAGGACATCCTGCCGAAGTCGGCCGACAAGGTGGTCTACTTCTTCGCGCCGACCATCTCGGTGATCAGCGCCGTCACCGCGTTGTCGGTGGTGCCGTTCGGCCCGATGGTGAGCATCTTCGGCGAGCGGACCCCGCTCCAGGTCACCGACGTCTCGGTGGCCGTACTCGTGCTGCTGGCCTGCTCCTCGATGGGCGTCTACGGCATCGTGCTCGGCGGCTGGGCCTCCGGCTCGACCTACCCGCTCCTCGGCGGCCTGCGGTCCACCGCCCAGATGATCTCGTACGAGGTGGCGCTCGGCCTGAGCATCGTCGCGGTCTTCATGACCGCCGGCACGATGTCGACGAGCGGCATCGTCGCGCAGCAGGCCGACGGCACCCGGCTCAACCTCTTCGGCGCGGTCGACCTGCCCGCACCGGGCTGGTACGCCATCCTGCTGCTGCCGAGCTTCGTCATCTTCTTCATCTCCACCGTCGGTGAGACCAACCGGGCGCCGTTCGACCTGCCCGAGGCCGAGTCTGAGCTGGTCGCCGGCTTCATGACCGAGTACAGCTCGCTGAAGTTCGCGCTCTTTATGCTCAGCGAGTACGTCGCGATGGTGACGATGTCGGCGGTCACCACGACGCTCTTCCTCGGCGGCTGGCGGGCACCCTGGCCGATCACCCTCTGGGAGGGCGCGAACTCCGGCTGGTGGCCGCTGCTCTGGTTCATGGGCAAGGTCATCGGCCTGGTCTTCATCTTCATCTGGCTGCGCGGCACCCTGCCCCGGCTCCGCTACGACCAGTTCATGCGGCTCGGCTGGAAGGTGCTGCTGCCGATCAACCTGGTCTGGATCCTGGTGTTGGCCGGCATCCGCACCCTCCAGAAGGAGGACCTGCCCGCCTCGTACCGCTACACGTTCATCGCGGGTGCGGTGCTTGTCGTCCTGCTGGTGACGCTGCTCTGGCCGAGCAAGAAGCAGCCGCCGCAGCGGACCCTCCAGGAGAAGGTCAACCGGCGGCCGTCCGGGAGCTTCCCGCTGCCGCCGATGGACCTGGCGGTGCCGCCGAGCCCCCGGATGCGGCGGACGGTCGCCGAGCGGGAGCCGGCGAACGTGGGCGCCGGACAGCACTCGGGCGGAGCACAGCCGGCCGGCGCCGGGCAGCCGGCGGACGCCGGTACCGGACACGACGAGAAGGAGGTGTGA